A window of the Hypomesus transpacificus isolate Combined female chromosome 8, fHypTra1, whole genome shotgun sequence genome harbors these coding sequences:
- the nfx1 gene encoding transcriptional repressor NF-X1: MAEGSSVSDSLELNPDGASRQKHNQHRSRRGRTKPDHNRNLSGHNNYGPAPQHSQFQEDSSPQYVHYSSTFPGNAYPPFQREDRDAPRGRGRGRGRGGYGGGGGGLGSGPGRQAPRWQRPGGDVGLSGGYRGGGGQRPATPPAERPNIDGSSWRRDPGLSDMRAPCEDNQDTRPKKPRRFSQEPHQGDVGHRNQRAAHPFSKKENQENRAAGGGGRGGWESREEDRPSDTGNRHPQGRRAEGGGNTSADFHKKFPEPKRRQGPIKEPNQAEREPEKGASARDSSAHDGGGNGVDEEQSWKKGRGQGRRTPLQDRGQRRPPHPDHRFGSGQIKRDPLPKNKETQTGCLIEQLSAEKYECMVCCEVIRLMAPVWNCQSCYHVFHLNCIKKWARSPASQADESTEGWRCPACQNVVFKPPNSYICFCGKVTNPEWQRTEIPHSCGDMCGKKRSGADCNHPCNILCHPGPCPQCPAFIHKACICGRTSQPMRCGQATSIHCDTVCGATLNCSQHTCSQVCHNGQCQPCQLQVQQVCYCGVVTREVLCGTDKEAFDSSGHFSCQKPCGKMLECEAHRCQQVCHPGPCQPCPRSPRLVKSCPCGQTALAKLLELGYSERRVCSDPIPSCGKTCNKPLPCGSNDSIHLCEKLCHEGSCGPCSLTSTVRCRCGSKIKEVPCATIHNEDQLVFSCEKRCTKKRHCGRHKCNEQCCVAVEHKCSLICGGKLTCGLHRCQEVCHRGNCLPCWQTSFDELACHCGNSILFPPIACGTKPPECKNLCSRRHECDHPVFHNCHSEEKCPPCTYLTTKWCMGKHEQRSNIPCHLQDISCGLVCNKMLPCDLHRCRRICHRGECLVEASCRQACVLARPDCGHPCSAPCHKGSSCPRNTCTTKVALQCECGRRKEMVPCTEAASSYQRYAAIAMASRLSDMQLGDSVDIAQFITKKEQKQNRLECDQECAALERNRRLAEALQIDVSVDPFNVRSTSKYSDSLRDDARKDFKFVREVEEEIKNLVELVSKGKQPKRSHCFPPMNREHRKMVHELAEAYTVESVSYDSEPKRNVVITATRGKSLCPNSTLTSLIERETATRAPPPIAHIKQHSSKSDGGCSWSKMVKEEPVIDYFDVQD; this comes from the exons ATGGCTGAGGGTTCGTCCGTctcag ACTCACTGGAGCTCAATCCAGATGGGGCATCACGACAGAAGCACAACCAACACCGGTCCAGGAGGGGTCGTACCAAGCCAGACCACAACCGTAACCTGAGTGGTCACAATAACTATGGTCCAGCACCGCAACACAGTCAGTTTCAGGAAGATTCCAGCCCCCAATATGTCCATTATAGTTCAACTTTCCCAGGGAATGCCTACCCTCCCTTCCAGCGCGAGGATAGGGATGCTccaagaggcagagggagagggagaggaagagggggatatggcggtggtggtgggggcctTGGCTCAGGCCCAGGACGGCAGGCTCCGAGGTGgcagaggcctgggggagaTGTTGGCCTATCAGGGGGGTACCGTGGCGGTGGGGGCCAAAGGCCCGCAACTCCTCCTGCAGAGAGGCCCAATATAGATGGTTCCAGCTGGCGGAGGGATCCTGGGTTGAGCGACATGAGGGCTCCCTGTGAGGACAACCAGGACACCCGTCCCAAGAAGCCCCGCAGATTCAGCCAGGAGCCCCATCAGGGGGATGTTGGCCACAGGAACCAGAGAGCTGCTCACCCCTTCTCTAAGAAGGAGAACCAGGAGAACcgtgctgcaggaggaggagggcgagggggcTGGGAGTCCAGAGAGGAAGACCGCCCATCTGATACAGGGAACCGGCATCCTCAAGGCCGGAGGGCGGAAGGCGGCGGCAACACCTCCGCCGATTTTCACAAGAAATTCCCTGAACCGAAACGACGACAGGGTCCGATCAAGGAGCCAAACCAAGCAGAGAGGGAGCCAGAGAAGGGGGCAAGCGCCCGAGACTCTTCTGCCCATGACGGGGGGGGTAACGGGGTGGATGAGGAGCAGAGCTGGAAGAAGGGCAGAGGCCAGGGGAGACGGACCCCCCTGCAAGacagagggcagaggaggcCCCCCCATCCGGACCACAGGTTTGGTTCAGGGCAAATTAAGAGAGACCCATTGCCCAAGAacaaagagacacagacag GGTGTCTGATCGAGCAGCTGTCAGCGGAGAAGTATGAGTGCATGGTGTGCTGTGAGGTCATCAGGCTCATGGCTCCGGTGTGGAACTGCCAGAGCTGCTACCATGTCTTCCATCTCAACTGCATTAAGAAGTGGGCCAGATCTCCGGCCTCGCAGGCTGACG AATCGACTGAAGGCTGGCGCTGTCCGGCCTGTCAGAACGTGGTCTTCAAGCCTCCAAATTCGTACATATGCTTTTGTG gcaAGGTGACCAATCCAGAGTGGCAGCGCACAGAGATCCCTCACAGCTGTGGGGACATGTGTGGGAAGAAGAGGAGTGGGGCGGACTGCAACCATCCCTGTAACAT TTTGTGTCACCCTGGACCTTGTCCTCAGTGTCCTGCCTTCATCCATAAAGCCTGCATCTGTGGACGAACTAG CCAGCCAATGCGCTGTGGCCAGGCTACATCCATCcactgtgacacagtgtgtggaGCCACTCTCAACTGTTCCCAACACACCTGCTCCCAGGTGTGCCACAATGGACAGTGCCAACCATGCCAGCTCCAAGTCCAGCAAG TTTGCTACTGTGGCGTTGTCACTCGTGAGGTGCTCTGTGGGACGGATAAGGAAGCGTTTGACAGCTCGGGACACTTCTCCTGTCAGAAACCATGTGGGAA GATGTTGGAGTGCGAGGCCCACCGGTGCCAGCAGGTGTGCCACCCTGGGCCGTGCCAGCCTTGCCCTCGCTCCCCCAGGCTGGTGAAGAGCTGTCCCTGTGGGCAGACGGCCCTGGCCAAGCTCCTGGAGCTGGGCTACTCCGAGCGGCGTGTCTGCTCCGATCCCATACCCTCCTGTGGCAAGACCTGTAACAAACCCCTGCCCTGCGGGTCAaacg ACTCCATCCACCTGTGTGAGAAGCTGTGCCACGAGGGCAGCTGCGGCCCCtgctccctcacctccaccgtCAGGTGTCGATGCGGCTCCAAGATCAAG GAGGTTCCTTGTGCCACCATCCACAACGAAG ACCAGCTTGTTTTTTCCTGCGAGAAGCGCTGTACTAAAAAGCGCCATTGTGGGCGGCATAAGTGTAATGAGCAGTGCTGCGTG gctgtgGAGCACAAGTGCTCTCTTATCTGTGGTGGCAAGCTCACTTGTGGCCTCCACCGTTGCCAGGAGGTCTGTCACCGTGGGAACTGCCTACCCTGCTGGCAAACCA GTTTCGATGAGCTGGCGTGTCACTGTGGTAACAGCATCTTGTTCCCGCCCATTGCTTGTGGCACCAAACCACCGGAGTGTAAGAACCTGTGTTCCAGGAGGCATGAATGTGATCATCCAG TCTTCCATAACTGTCACAGTGAGGAGAAGTGTCCTCCCTGTACCTACCTGACGACCAAGTGGTGCATGGGGAAACACGAG CAACGCAGCAACATCCCCTGCCACCTGCAGGACATCTCCTGCGGCCTGGTCTGTAACAAGATGCTGCCGTGCGACCTGCATCGCTGTCGCCGTATCTGCCACCGTGGCGAGTGTCTGGTGGAGGCCTCCTGCCGCCAGGCCTGCGTGCTGGCACGCCCCGACTGTGGGCACCCCTGCTCCGCCCCCTGCCACAAGGGCAGTAGCTGCCCACGCAACACCTGCACTACCAAG GTGGCGCTACAGTGTGAGTGTGGCAGGAGAAAGGAAATGGTGCCTTGCACAGAGGCTGCCAGCTCATACCAGAG GTATGCCGCCATCGCCATGGCGAGCCGTCTGTCTGACATGCAGCTGGGAGACTCGGTAGACATCGCTCAGTTCATCACCAAGAAGGAGCAGAAACAGAACAG GCTGGAGTGTGACCAGGAGTGTGCTGCCCTGGAAAGGAACAGGAGACTGGCTGAAGCTCTGCAGATCGACGTGTCTGTGGATCCCTTCAACGTCCGCTCCACCTCCAAATACAGCGACAGCCTCCGAGACGATGCCAG GAAAGATTTTAAGTTTGTGagggaggtagaagaggagattAAGAATCTGGTTGAGCTGGTTAGCAAG GGGAAGCAGCCCAAGAGGAGCCACTGCTTCCCACCCATGAACCGTGAGCACAGGAAGATGGTCCACGAGCTGGCGGAGGCCTACACCGTGGAGAGTGTGAGCTACGACAGCGAGCCCAAACGCAACGTGGTCATCACGGCCACCAG GGGGAAGTCTCTCTGTCCAAATTCAACCCTGACGTCTCTGATCGAGAGAGAGACGGCCACCAGAGCCCCCCCACCCATCGCCCACATCAAACAACATAGCAGCAA AAGCGACGGTGGATGCAGCTGGTCTAAGATGGTCAAGGAAGAGCCTGTTATAGACTACTTTGATGTCCAGGATTGA